From one Triticum urartu cultivar G1812 chromosome 3, Tu2.1, whole genome shotgun sequence genomic stretch:
- the LOC125548438 gene encoding thaumatin-like protein, protein MATPAATSLALTVVLLLVAFTAGAGAATFSITNRCPFPVCAAAMPVSGGGGAQLAPGETWTLTFAAGGTGGRIWPRTGCAFDPATGRGGCQTGDCGGALRCVLSGKPPATLAEFNLANGGAPGRYGISVVDGFTLPMDFSCSGAGDGGVIRCRDPGCPDGNHRPGEGKYRACPAYSDYQVVFCP, encoded by the coding sequence ATGGCAACTCCGGCAGCCACCTCTTTGGCCCTCACCGTCGTCCTCCTCCTGGTGGCCTTCACGGCAGGCGCCGGCGCAGCCACCTTCAGCATCACCAACCGGTGCCCCTTCCCAGTGTGCGCGGCCGCGATGCcggtgagcggcggcggcggcgcgcagcTGGCGCCCGGCGAGACGTGGACCCTGACGTTCGCGGCCGGCGGGACGGGCGGCAGGATCTGGCCGCGCACGGGCTGCGCCTTCGACCCCGCCACGGGCCGCGGGGGCTGCCAGACCGGCGACTGCGGCGGCGCCCTGCGCTGCGTGCTCTCGGGCAAGCCCCCCGCGACGCTGGCCGAGTTCAACCTCGCGAACGGCGGCGCCCCGGGCAGGTACGGCATATCGGTCGTCGACGGCTTCACCCTGCCCATGGACTTCTCCTGCAGCGGAGCTGGGGACGGCGGCGTGATCCGGTGCAGGGACCCCGGCTGCCCCGACGGAAACCACCGCCCCGGCGAGGGCAAGTACCGCGCCTGCCCGGCCTACAGCGACTACCAGGTCGTCTTCTGCCCATGA
- the LOC125544212 gene encoding protein RAE1-like, with protein MASFNAAGAGAANPNPNKSLEVNPSPGDSVSSLSFSPKANHLIATSWDNQVRCWEVQPGGQCQAKASISHDQPVLCSAWKDDGTTVFSGGCDKVVKMWPLLSGGQATAFSGHEAPVKELAWIPQMSLLVSGSWDKTLRYWDIRQPNPAHVQQLPERCYALSLSYPLMAVGTADRNVVIFNLQNPQAEFKRIVSPLKFQTRCIAAFPDQQGFLVGSIEGRVGVHHVDDSNQSKNFTFKCHREGSDIFSVNSLNFHPVHHTFATAGSDGGFNFWDKDSKQRLKAFSKCPSPITCSTFNQDGSIFAYAVCYDWSKGAEKHNPSTAKTNIFLHSVQESDVKGKPRTGKK; from the exons ATGGCGAGCTTTAacgccgccggcgccggcgccgccaACCCCAACCCTAACAAATCCCTCGAG GTGAATCCGTCGCCCGGGGACTCGGTTTCCAGCCTCAGCTTCAGCCCCAAGGCGAACCACCTGATTGCCACCTCCTGGGACAACCAG GTTCGGTGCTGGGAGGTTCAGCCTGGCGGCCAATGCCAGGCGAAGGCGTCTATTTCGCACGATCAGCCA GTCCTGTGCTCTGCCTGGAAGGATGACGGGACTACTGTTTTTTCGGGAGGTTGTGACAAAGTGGTGAAGATGTGGCCGCTGCTGTCTGGCGGCCAGGCCACGGCCTTCTCAGGGCACGAGGCGCCGGTCAAAGAACTCGCCTGGATACCACAGATGAGCCTTCTTGTCAGTGGGTCTTGGGATAAGACTCTGAG GTACTGGGACATTCGACAACCTAATCCAGCGCACGTTCAGCAACTTCCGGAGCGCTGCTATGCACTCTCACTTAGTTATCCTCTAATGGCGGTCGGTACTGCTGATCGCAACGTAGTTATCTTCAATCTGCAGAACCCACAG GCTGAATTCAAGAGGATCGTGTCACCTTTGAAATTCCAGACAAGGTGTATCGCCGCCTTCCCTGATCAACAAGGATTCTTG GTTGGATCAATAGAGGGACGCGTTGGTGTTCATCATGTGGATGATTCTAATCAAAGCAAGAATTTCACATTCAAATGTCACCGTGAGGGCAGTGATATATTCTCTGTTAACTCGCTGAACTTTCATCCT GTGCACCATACATTTGCTACTGCAGGCTCTGATGGAGGTTTCAACTTTTGGGACAAGGACAGTAAACAAAGACTGAAg GCTTTTAGTAAGTGCCCATCACCCATCACATGCAGCACATTCAATCAGGATGGCTCAATCTTTGCTTATGCG GTATGCTATGATTGGAGCAAGGGCGCCGAGAAGCATAATCCTTCTACTGCAAAGACAAATATCTTTCTGCATAGCGTGCAG GAATCTGATGTCAAAGGAAAGCCCCGTACTGGAAAAAAGTAG
- the LOC125544213 gene encoding zinc-finger homeodomain protein 5-like, which yields MEFRGEEHGDGSDVGDGAPPAAPHRSATANGPADNMQAEARRQYHECLRNHAAAAGGHVLDGCCEFMPASPEDPLACAACGCHRSFHRRDPSPRRAHLPLLAASARAPLLLPPAASKHPHQRLPFPYGLAASGGTGTTTESSSEERRGASPAPRKRSRTTFTREQKEQMLAFAERVGWRLQRQDEAMVGHFCAQAGVRRQALKVWMHNNKQSSSGRRQQQEKQQLQEHRQEQQQQ from the coding sequence ATGGAATTCCGGGGAGAGGAGCACGGGGACGGCAGCGACGTGGGCGACGGCGCCCCGCCCGCGGCACCTCACCGCAGCGCCACCGCAAACGGGCCGGCAGACAACATGCAAGCGGAGGCGAGGCGGCAGTACCACGAGTGCCTCCGTAACCACGCGGCGGCCGCGGGCGGGCACGTCCTGGACGGATGCTGCGAGTTCATGCCGGCCTCTCCCGAAGACCCACTCGCATGCGCGGCCTGCGGCTGCCACCGCAGCTTCCACCGCCGCGACCCCTCGCCGAGGCGCGCCCACTTGCCGCTGCTGGCTGCCAGCGCGCGCGCACCATTGCTGCTCCCGCCGGCGGCGAGCAAGCACCCGCACCAGCGCTTGCCGTTCCCCTACGGCCTCGCGGCCAGCGGCGGCACCGGCACGACGACCGAGTCCTCCAGCGAGGAGCGGCGTGGGGCGTCGCCGGCGCCACGGAAGCGTTCCAGGACGACGTTCACGCGGGAGCAGAAGGAGCAGATGCTGGCGTTCGCGGAGCGCGTCGGGTGGAGGCTGCAGCGGCAGGACGAGGCGATGGTGGGGCATTTCTGCGCGCAGGCCGGGGTCCGGAGGCAGGCGCTCAAGGTCTGGATGCACAACAACAAGCAGAGTAGCAGCGGTAGGAGGCAGCAGCAGGAGAAGCAGCAGCTTCAGGAGCATAGacaagagcagcagcagcagtag